A region of the Leptospira noumeaensis genome:
ACAAGGAAGTTTTGCTCTTCTATAATTCCTGCTGCATTCACAAGATAATCAACTACCAATTCTTTTTTCAAAACATATTCAACTAGACTATCAACTTCTTCGAACTTTAAAAAATCAGATTTAATTTGAAATAGATTTGGATTTTCTAAATTGATTGGGTTTGTATTATATTGAGAGTAAACTTTATTCCCCTCTTCAATAAATTTTTTAACAATCGCAACTCCAATATCAGAACTCCCTCCAGTAATGATTGCAACTTTAGCCATTTAGATTTAAACTACCGCGCATCCTTTACATGGATTTACTATTTGCCTATTTCCAGATTTATGAGCAGCACGTAAACCTTCGTATCTTTCCATTCTCCATAATTCAGAAATGGATTTTTCTGGAAATTTCCCCATTTGTAAAGTAGACCTGTAATCACTGTCACATGGATTGGTTAATCCATCTTGCCAGATAAACATTCTACGAAACAAATCTGAACATGCTTTCGTTTGACCGTTAGGTTTTGCCTCATAAATATTTTCCCAAGGATTATAGTTAACAAATGCTACTTGGTCTACAAGGTTACCCCAAACTTTCTCCATAGAATCCATATCCTGTTTCTCAGTTACTTTTACACCTGATACTCGTGTTATGATGGGTACTGAAGAATATTCTTTCTGTCTTATATTCTGGAACATTTCTATATTTTTCAGGACTTTATCTAGTTTCCCATTGACTCGTAACTGACTGTATAATGGCTCCTCAGCTGCGTCTGCGGAAAAAACTACCGTTTTTACACCTCCCGCAAGAAGGGCATGAACCTTTGATTCTGTTAACAATGATGCATTCGTATTAACTTTTAGATTTAAAAATTTATCTTTTGCATAAACCAACATCCCTTCGATCTCTTTTGCGAGTAGCGGTTCTCCCCTAGAAGCAAGCGAAAGAAATTCAATATTGTTTGTAGCTTGGTCAACTATCTCTTTAAAAAGTTCCAAACTCATTTGTCCCATACCAGGGGTTGTTTTTTTAAAGAAGTTAGTATCTGTTTGATAACAGAACACACAACGATAATTACAAATGGAAGATGGTTCAATTTGCAAATATGGAGGATATTGGTCTAACTTCTCTAATTGAGGAAATACATCGTATCTATATCTATGATAAAAAAAACGAAGAAGTTCTTCATCGCTATAAGTATACATCTCCTCCGCAATAAAAGGAGTGATCTTAAATAAAACCTCATCAGAAGTAGAAGTTAAGTCTACCAAAACTTGCGTTAGGATTTCTTTAAAATTTTCTTTTTGGTGAATAGGATGAGTGGTAACAAGTGTTCCCATAGACCATTCATTTAAAACACGAACGGCTCTACCTTTTTGGTATTCGATAATTCCAGTTTTATGGCTTTTAAAATCCTGGAAACTGTGATGTTTCTTATAAACTTTTGGATCAATCTCTTTCATACTAGTTACCTAAACTCACCGTATTTTTTTAACCACCACTCTACCACCGGGATTTGCCATTCATAATCAACATCACAGCCGGCTTCTTGATAAAGAGGCAAAATTTTCTGCCCCATCCATTTTTGAGGAAGCATTCCCTCTTCCAAATGGAGTAAGTTATTCGGACGAACAATGGATACTCCCATATCGGCAAATAAAACATCACCTTGCGAATCTCGATCGCAATTTAAAGTTTTAGGATCCCCAAACGTTTCAAAAGGAACAAAGGGCTGAAGAAAACCATCGGAATCTTTTTTTCGTGCCCGAAGGGGTGACCACATATTGTATTTGGATACAGTGACAGCAGAATCTGCGTCTTTATTTTCTCTTAGCTGTTTAATTCCATTGGAAATCGTATCAGAAGTTACAGTTGCTGCATTACAAAAAAGTAATACCACTAATTCAATTGTCTCTCCTGGATTTCTTTCCTGAATCACTGAAAAACCATGTTGATACGCATGTTCACCTAATGCTTCTTTGGTTGCCAGATGGGGAGGACGATCAATTACCTCAACGCCCTCCGCGTTTGCCAAACTCTTTAGTTCAGGGTCATCGGTAGAGAGATAAACCTTGTCAATCTCTCTTGTCCGTTTTGCAATATTCATTGGGTACCAGGCCAATGGTTTTCCCATAATGGGAAATGTATTTTTGCCAGGAAAACCAATACTACCTTTTCTGCCAAGAAGGAGTGCTACTATCATATGAAACCTATAAAATCCTTTATTTTATTTCCCGAGTAATGATTAAAAAATTCTCCATTGTCCGTTTCCCGAAGGAGAAACTGAATCCCTGTTTCTTCTGCAGCCAACCAATCTGTTTTGCTATCACCGATCAAAATGGAATCTTCCTTTCCGATATTGTAGTTTTGTAATGCCCACTCAATTGCTTTCGATTTTTGTGTCGGTGCCCCAAAAATACGATCAAAAATAGAATTTATTTGCAATTGCACGAGAATTTCTTCGATCTCTGTTTGTGGCGTACCCGTAACAATGACAAACTTTTGATGACTCTTTTTTTGCCTTAATACTTGTTCTACGCAAGGAACCCAAGGAGAAGAAATTACTTTCTGAACGACTAAGTTGGCAAACTGATCTAGATACTCGCCAATCACCTGGTTTGTAGGTTGTACACCAACCCATTGTAAATAAAGTGGAATTTTCTCCAACCGAGAGATCCCACCGTATTCTAAATGATGGGATTTAATTTTCTCTAAAATGTTTTTGGGTGCCTCAGGAAACAAGGCAAGATAAGCATCTGTTTTTACATCAACAGAATCTTTGATGACTCCATCAAAATCCCAAAAGATGAGATTGAAATGTCTTAATGAATTTATAATCTATCTAACCCAAATCTGGTTGTATGTATTCTTAAACGTACCACTATCGAACATTTCAGAATGACGTTTTTCTTTAAACTTCAATCCAGCGGAAGTTAGGATTTTTTCACAATTATGTCTTTGCTCAGTAAAATCTTCATTTATTTCGATGCTTATACTTTTTACTTTTTTTAAAGTATTTTTTGCACCGGCTAGAATTAATTGTTCAATTCCATCTACATCCATTTTTATGTAATCAGGAGCTGGAATTTTTAGTAACTTGACTACCTCATCGATAGATAACCCTACCAGTTGGTATTCAAATGTTTTCTTTAATGTTTTTCCATCGTGACCGTATTCTTTTCCAAATGTTGAAAGTGCCCCACCCCAATCGGTATTTGTCATATTTAATTTGCTTATCGATAACTTATCAGATAACGGAATCGGTAAAACAACTATCTTATCAGACAAACCATTATTAAAGATATTTCTTGATAATAACTCGAGGTTAAAAACAGAAGGCTCAAAAGCGAAGACTCTGCAATTTCGTGCCTTTGCTGCGTAACAGGAATAGAGACCCACATTAGCGCCAACATCCCAAATTACGGTTCCCTCTGTTAAACCATCAATCCATTCTAATGTCTCTGGTTCTTTAGTAGAAAAAGTAAGTGCACGAAATCGATTCAGCGAGTTTGGAACAACAAATTGCAAATCACAATCATTATGCTTAACACGGATAACCTCTTGCCAAGAATTTTGGATAATACTATCTATAAACTCATGACCAAGTCTAAACGGGCTTAATACTTTATAGATTGAATTAAAGACTTTTCTTATATATTCTAATAGAATTTGTTTCACTTTTTACCTTTTATCTATTTGTAACAAACTTTACTTCATCAATCAACTGGAGTAACCCTTGACCAAGATCTACATGCATTGGAGGAATGTATTTTCTTCCTAACTTCGGTTGGTATGCATAAGGAGTTCTTACGTAATGACCTACTTGGTCACCTTCTAAAAACTCAACTGAATCGGGCCTCCCGAGGATTTCTGCGAGCATCTTGAGTAGCTCAATGACTCTCATAGGTTCTTGCCCCGTCAAAACAACACTTTGGTTTTTAAACTCATCCCCCATTGCAACAACACTTGCTTTGGCAGCGTCCTCAACATGAATATATTCTCTTAAACTATCGGCACTTCCTTCATATGTAATCCGACCCGTTTCCAAAGCTGATTTTACAATTCGAAAAAGACCATTTGACTCATCAGATCTCGGACCATACAAGGAGCCATACCTAAGAATGGTAAAATCCAATCCAAAACACTTTTGGTACTCCTCGATATAACTTTCCGATGCTTGTTTACTGCACCGATAGAAACCACCCTCACGACTATAAACATAAACAGTACTTGCGTATATGAATCGTTTAACATTGTGTTTTCTACAGGCTTCTAGAATGTATGTATTTCCAAGCACATTAATACGAATTGTATCAACTGGCTTATCAAGTGCTTGGTTTAAATCTGCAAGTGCTGCAAAATTATAAACTACATCAAACCCAGCGACGATTTCAGAAACGATCTTTTCATCTAAAAGGTCACCTGAAACAAACTTCTGATCTGAACGCAACCAATGCGATTTTACTAAATCAAAAATAGTTACCTCATGACCGGCATCGCTCAATGCGTCTGCTACATGAGATCCGAGAAAACCTGACCCACCAAATACAAGAATCTTCATTTAATCTATACAATAGAAAATTTTAGTGCTATACCGACCCTTCACCTTCGATGCAGGGCAGACATGGCCGGCCATAATTTTCTGAATGATTTCCTTTTTCCCATTACCTGAAACTAAAAATAATACATGATTTGATTGATTGATTTTATTTAAGGATAAACTAATTCTTTCCTTAGGAAACTTTGGAGAATTATATATTGGTAATACATCGGCAGATGACGAATCTTGCCCAAGATCATTTTCAGGAAACAAACTAGCTGTATGGCCATCTTCACCAATTCCAAGAATTGCTAAATCAAACTTCTCGTTAGCGACCAACTGCCGATTATACTCACTTGCCATTAGAGTCGGATTTCCAGTGCCAGGAGAGTGAAATTTTGCTTGGCAGAGAATTGGATCACCTAAAGTTTTTTTTATCATAGTCTCTGATCTTTCGGAATCTTGTAAATCAACACATCTTTCATCTGCAAGCCAAATATGAAGATTTGACCAATCGAGATTTAGCCTATGAAAATTAAGATAGATAGGTAAAGGTGTATTTCCACCGGAAAGCAATATATGAAACTTCGCATCACTTCCCTGGTTTGCAGAAAAGGGAGGATTTAAAATTCGGGAAATTTCTATTAAAATTTGACGTTCCCAGTCAAAAGAAGAAAATTCTTTAAATTCAATGCTTTCATTCATTTCTAAATTCATCGGCTAAGATAACCCAAGAATATTCCATTCTTGAATCATTTCTTTTGATAAACGCATTCCTGTATTCCAGGTATTTACTTCGGTCTATTTTTTCATCAAGTAAGTTTAGACTATCATAATCAGTATTAAAATCAATTTCAGTTGGATTCTTTCCGTGCAGATTTGCAAACGTAGCTACCATGTTTTTATAAAAATTTCGCATGGTTGATGTATAAAAAAATACAGCTTCCTTTTCAAAGAGATTTATGAAATTAATGCTTGTACTAGAATGAATCAGTGCAAATTGACAGTTTTCTATTAAGTCCAAAGTCCGATCTTTAATGATAGTGAATGATTTAAAATGTGTCTTCGTTTCATATTCCGACCTTGGATGGGCAGCAATAATCACTTTCGCATTGTATTTTTTTTCAAGGTATTGAAAAAAGCTCTCTAATCTTGGATAATAAGTCTCCTTTTTGTCTGCATGCGGTATTTTAAAAAAATCATTATCTGGATGATAAGGAGTATATTCATCCAAAAAAACAATATAGTTGTTAAATTTACTTTGTTCTACTAGGTTTCCATAAATATCAAGAAAGGAATGCGAAATGCGATTTGTTTGTTTGGATTGCAAAAATAAATCAAAATCTAAACCGTGAGTCCAAATTACTCTCGCAGAATCTAGTGTTTTCTTTGTTAAATGTTCAATCGATCGACTTCCACCGGCAATAACGTATGTTGGTGCCAAGGGTGTTTTCCCATTCACTACTTCTAAGGATTTCTTTAAAGTTCGCCCAATAGATTTCAAAACCGACAATAAACCTTCTTCAACTAATTTCTGCTTAATTCTGATGTATTTACTATCATTTACTACTTCCAGTGGTGTTGGAATCCGATTTGTACAATACAAAGCATAGTCAATGCATTGTTTATTAAATAATTTCAATAATTCTAAATAGTAGCCCGTTAATAAAATTACCAAAAATCTTTTACTTCTTTTTTGTAACTCATTCTCTAATTCTTTAATTGTTGAAAAATATGTAATATATTCTTTTTTGTTACTTTCTTTTGTTGCTGAGTATTTTTGTTTATGAAATATATCTTCTAACTGAAAAACTTCAACAATAAATCCTTGTTGCGATAATTCTCTAATCCCAAAACGTTTTTCATCTCTTTCGGTAAAAGGAGTCTCTACAAAAAAAATAATGGATTCATATTTGGGCATCTGTCTTCGTTAATTCACTTGTTTTAAAATTGATACCAATTTCTCTGCATTAGATGTTATGGTGGTTTTATCCATCTTTACAAGAATTGGTATGGCAACACTTCTGCTTAACTCTCTTTCAGAGGGTTCCATAGTATCTAACAATTCATTCTTAGACATCCCTAGCTCGCCTAACATATGATCCCAATAACGAGCAAAATGCCACTCAATCGCGTCAGGAACGTTTTTTGTTCCCAATCCACTTTTATTCATTTCTGTTACTACCCATTTTGCCTTTTCGGCAGTATCCAATTGAAAGATCAAACAATCACATAGCGGTTGCGATTTGTTAGGAATTCTTCGAAAAGAAATATTTGAAAGTTCCTTTAACGCTTCAAAGTAAATGTTATAGTTTTCAGCGTTTTTGGCCACAATGAAATCCAGTTTCTTCAATTGTGCTAAACCGATAGCAGCCTGTAGTTCACTCATCCGATAATTGAAGCCACGAATCCTATGCGTATCTCTTCCTCTCGGAAATTTTGCATTGTATTCATGACCATGATCATGATATTCCCTTGCTAGTTTATAAACCTCTTCATCATTGGTGGTCACCATTCCACCTTCGCCAGTGATAATGACTTTTCCTGCATCAAAACTCCAAGCACAAGCAAGAGATTCTGTACCTAAGTATTTACCATTCCATCTTGCACCGAGCGACTCACAATTATCTTCGATAATTGCGAGATTATATTCAGTGGCAATTTCTTGGATCTTATCCATTTCGCATGCAACACCCAACATGTGGACAGGAACAATTGCCTTTGTTCTCGGGGTAATTGCTTTTTTTAGTTCTACTGGATCCAAGTTTAAAGTGTCATTTACATTCACTAAAATCGGCTTTGCACCCAAATCAATTATTGCTTCAACAGTTGCAATGAATGTGAAAGCTTGGGTTATGACTTCATCTCCAGACCTAACTCCTGCAGCGAAAAGAGCTACTTTGATTGCGGCTGTCCCAGAAGACACAGCTTGTGCATACTTTACTCCAATTTTTTCCGCGAAAGCTTTTTCAAACTCACGAACTCGGTATCGACCATTTCTAATCGCATCAAAGCCATGAGCAAATAAAATACCGCCATCATCAAAAAGCTGGTTGACCTCTTCTCTTTCTTCTTTTCCGACTAATTCAAATCCAGGCACTTATGATTCCCTAACCTTGCTTATTTATAAATTTCTTAGCAAACATGTCTGCAAGTAATACGACAGAGGAATGAATATTGCTCGCAACAAATCGATCAAATACGCTCGCATCACAAACATATAATCCTTTACAGTTTTTTAATTCGAAGTCCGAAGTAATCGAATTTTGTAATCCACCTATCAAATGGTGGCCACTATACATTGTGTCCTGAATGTATTTGTCTGGATCTTTTTCCATTAAATCTAGTTGATCAATTTCTTTCACATGATCCCGTATCGGAGCTGATTTTAAAAGTTCTATACAATACTTAATGGCAAGCTTTAAGAGAGTTACATCTGATTCCGTAGATAAAAACTTGGGATCCACTTTTAATTTGCCATCTTGGAAAGAAACATAACCTTTCGATAATGGATGTA
Encoded here:
- a CDS encoding HAD family hydrolase, whose amino-acid sequence is MINSLRHFNLIFWDFDGVIKDSVDVKTDAYLALFPEAPKNILEKIKSHHLEYGGISRLEKIPLYLQWVGVQPTNQVIGEYLDQFANLVVQKVISSPWVPCVEQVLRQKKSHQKFVIVTGTPQTEIEEILVQLQINSIFDRIFGAPTQKSKAIEWALQNYNIGKEDSILIGDSKTDWLAAEETGIQFLLRETDNGEFFNHYSGNKIKDFIGFI
- a CDS encoding NAD-dependent epimerase/dehydratase family protein — encoded protein: MKILVFGGSGFLGSHVADALSDAGHEVTIFDLVKSHWLRSDQKFVSGDLLDEKIVSEIVAGFDVVYNFAALADLNQALDKPVDTIRINVLGNTYILEACRKHNVKRFIYASTVYVYSREGGFYRCSKQASESYIEEYQKCFGLDFTILRYGSLYGPRSDESNGLFRIVKSALETGRITYEGSADSLREYIHVEDAAKASVVAMGDEFKNQSVVLTGQEPMRVIELLKMLAEILGRPDSVEFLEGDQVGHYVRTPYAYQPKLGRKYIPPMHVDLGQGLLQLIDEVKFVTNR
- a CDS encoding DegT/DnrJ/EryC1/StrS family aminotransferase yields the protein MPGFELVGKEEREEVNQLFDDGGILFAHGFDAIRNGRYRVREFEKAFAEKIGVKYAQAVSSGTAAIKVALFAAGVRSGDEVITQAFTFIATVEAIIDLGAKPILVNVNDTLNLDPVELKKAITPRTKAIVPVHMLGVACEMDKIQEIATEYNLAIIEDNCESLGARWNGKYLGTESLACAWSFDAGKVIITGEGGMVTTNDEEVYKLAREYHDHGHEYNAKFPRGRDTHRIRGFNYRMSELQAAIGLAQLKKLDFIVAKNAENYNIYFEALKELSNISFRRIPNKSQPLCDCLIFQLDTAEKAKWVVTEMNKSGLGTKNVPDAIEWHFARYWDHMLGELGMSKNELLDTMEPSERELSRSVAIPILVKMDKTTITSNAEKLVSILKQVN
- a CDS encoding radical SAM/SPASM domain-containing protein is translated as MKEIDPKVYKKHHSFQDFKSHKTGIIEYQKGRAVRVLNEWSMGTLVTTHPIHQKENFKEILTQVLVDLTSTSDEVLFKITPFIAEEMYTYSDEELLRFFYHRYRYDVFPQLEKLDQYPPYLQIEPSSICNYRCVFCYQTDTNFFKKTTPGMGQMSLELFKEIVDQATNNIEFLSLASRGEPLLAKEIEGMLVYAKDKFLNLKVNTNASLLTESKVHALLAGGVKTVVFSADAAEEPLYSQLRVNGKLDKVLKNIEMFQNIRQKEYSSVPIITRVSGVKVTEKQDMDSMEKVWGNLVDQVAFVNYNPWENIYEAKPNGQTKACSDLFRRMFIWQDGLTNPCDSDYRSTLQMGKFPEKSISELWRMERYEGLRAAHKSGNRQIVNPCKGCAVV
- the pgl gene encoding 6-phosphogluconolactonase produces the protein MNESIEFKEFSSFDWERQILIEISRILNPPFSANQGSDAKFHILLSGGNTPLPIYLNFHRLNLDWSNLHIWLADERCVDLQDSERSETMIKKTLGDPILCQAKFHSPGTGNPTLMASEYNRQLVANEKFDLAILGIGEDGHTASLFPENDLGQDSSSADVLPIYNSPKFPKERISLSLNKINQSNHVLFLVSGNGKKEIIQKIMAGHVCPASKVKGRYSTKIFYCID
- a CDS encoding FkbM family methyltransferase; the protein is MKQILLEYIRKVFNSIYKVLSPFRLGHEFIDSIIQNSWQEVIRVKHNDCDLQFVVPNSLNRFRALTFSTKEPETLEWIDGLTEGTVIWDVGANVGLYSCYAAKARNCRVFAFEPSVFNLELLSRNIFNNGLSDKIVVLPIPLSDKLSISKLNMTNTDWGGALSTFGKEYGHDGKTLKKTFEYQLVGLSIDEVVKLLKIPAPDYIKMDVDGIEQLILAGAKNTLKKVKSISIEINEDFTEQRHNCEKILTSAGLKFKEKRHSEMFDSGTFKNTYNQIWVR
- a CDS encoding cytidylyltransferase domain-containing protein, with protein sequence MIVALLLGRKGSIGFPGKNTFPIMGKPLAWYPMNIAKRTREIDKVYLSTDDPELKSLANAEGVEVIDRPPHLATKEALGEHAYQHGFSVIQERNPGETIELVVLLFCNAATVTSDTISNGIKQLRENKDADSAVTVSKYNMWSPLRARKKDSDGFLQPFVPFETFGDPKTLNCDRDSQGDVLFADMGVSIVRPNNLLHLEEGMLPQKWMGQKILPLYQEAGCDVDYEWQIPVVEWWLKKYGEFR